One window of Marinobacterium aestuarii genomic DNA carries:
- a CDS encoding flavin reductase family protein — translation MCRIIKRPIDSSDLRKTLSTYPTGVSVVTATGLDKQPRGMTINSLVSISLDPPLLGWCLDLKAASFADFAHCRFFSLSVLSLQQAALAKRFATRGIDKFAGLDCRPGPEGGEDAPLLIADACAWISCKLYRFVPLGDHLMLVGEVLHVEQGDAHPLVFAAGRFTNLDAEQQLA, via the coding sequence ATGTGCAGAATAATAAAAAGGCCTATTGATAGCAGCGATCTACGCAAGACGCTGAGCACCTATCCAACCGGCGTATCGGTGGTAACGGCCACGGGTCTTGATAAACAGCCCAGGGGCATGACGATCAACAGCCTGGTTTCAATCTCTCTTGATCCACCGTTGCTGGGCTGGTGCCTTGATCTGAAGGCTGCCAGCTTCGCTGATTTTGCCCATTGCCGCTTCTTCAGTCTGTCGGTGTTGAGTCTGCAGCAGGCTGCACTGGCAAAGCGTTTCGCTACTCGCGGCATAGACAAGTTTGCCGGCCTTGATTGTCGGCCAGGGCCTGAAGGCGGTGAGGACGCGCCGCTGTTGATCGCCGATGCCTGTGCCTGGATTAGCTGCAAGCTGTACCGTTTTGTGCCCTTGGGCGACCACCTGATGCTGGTGGGTGAGGTGCTGCATGTTGAGCAGGGCGATGCGCATCCGCTGGTTTTCGCCGCCGGGCGTTTCACTAACCTGGACGCTGAGCAGCAGCTGGCCTGA
- a CDS encoding winged helix-turn-helix transcriptional regulator, translated as MSYYQFCPIAKAMEVLGERWTLLLVRELLMGSTRFNAFQRGLCQMSPSLLTKRLGSLEEAGLIVRKRIPGQRGFEYFPTEACRDLMPVIEQIGHWGMRWARNQLIEEDYDLELLMIYLQRSICPDRLIGNETVIRFNFKDVKEYPSWWIVVKGADVDVCVHDPGKEVDVYFNVGLKTMCQLWMGDISYKRAISEGRLQLVGHSELTKHVEHWLKPSIFAGIPDAREIMEPA; from the coding sequence GTGAGCTATTACCAATTTTGCCCCATTGCCAAAGCCATGGAAGTGCTGGGCGAACGCTGGACTCTGCTGCTGGTAAGGGAACTGCTGATGGGCTCGACCCGGTTCAACGCCTTTCAGCGCGGACTCTGTCAAATGTCACCGAGCCTGCTGACCAAGCGCCTGGGAAGCCTTGAGGAAGCCGGACTTATAGTGCGCAAACGCATTCCAGGTCAGCGGGGATTCGAGTATTTTCCGACCGAGGCCTGCAGGGACCTGATGCCCGTCATCGAACAGATCGGTCACTGGGGCATGCGCTGGGCGCGCAATCAGCTCATCGAAGAGGATTATGACCTCGAACTGCTGATGATCTATCTGCAACGCAGCATCTGTCCAGACCGGCTGATCGGCAATGAAACCGTTATTCGCTTCAACTTCAAAGACGTCAAGGAGTACCCCAGCTGGTGGATAGTCGTGAAGGGAGCGGATGTCGATGTCTGTGTGCATGATCCCGGCAAAGAGGTGGATGTGTATTTCAACGTCGGCCTGAAAACCATGTGCCAGTTGTGGATGGGCGACATCAGCTACAAAAGGGCTATTTCCGAGGGACGGCTGCAACTGGTGGGGCATTCCGAGCTGACCAAGCATGTCGAGCACTGGCTCAAACCAAGCATTTTCGCCGGCATCCCGGACGCCCGGGAGATCATGGAACCCGCCTGA
- a CDS encoding EAL domain-containing protein — protein MSTRASRSSTFISLKWKLMLILLMTLSLVYGLAQTLSYSRQQRELAAELSARSQQQVDMLNATVDTSYRRLLDIAQVMLLPRNDALAAPTDDPWSQQAQDMESRATNILMLGVVDLVQLYSADGQLQQAWGESLAIKPEIVRRVLELEQPQQSISCQNNCLRYLAIPVMFEGGTTAVLLVGSLMHDVVLEYHRQSTVDIGLLLMPSGRGDGLAPRLMALTNRDRYESMLSHMNLTARLQSPGSSFRLTVDGRELELLLSPLVQDISDSRAYWLIISDITAPLEAMHNRRLFDMSVALSGIVLVLVLLALMLRRPLGYLGRLAEQLPQLARVGGLRKQELQQLPAGLGSRAFSDELDVLADSAGELASRLDELEDAVADHTLHLERRSAALQRERDFVTSLFDTAEAVILTQSRAGVIQSMNQHGSRLLGLALPLQPGYRFEDIGLLAEGEDAQAQLQSLYEGRNPRLQLDTRFVADDGRELHLSWQHSRLRDAGDRDAYILSIGLDMTERRHAESRLYWLANHDPLTRLPNRQLFFEALVQRLKSAAQSGRELAMLCCDIDDFKGVNDSLGHHVGDQLLEAVALRIGEITVEEHHLARLGADEFVLMLECERDIASAASCLAQRLIGAFVEPFHLGGYEIYSTLSIGISLFPEHGQDATDLVKSADLAMIEAKEQGSGRYRVYHAAQGSVRVERFALGNELRRATDRGDFTLQYQPKVDALSGLVCGMEALVRWQHPEFGAVSPGRFIPLAEEMGLIVPLGRWVLNEACRQMAQWQGEGMIPIRLGVNLAGPQIAHEGLLQEVDAALAHSGLPPTLLDLEITESFVIRQPELTISKLIQLRERGISLSMDDFGTGYSSLSYLKRLPINTLKIDQSFVRDIGKDRDDEAIVKAIIVMCRSLGIGVLAEGVETSEQLDFLLKHGCHHIQGYYYSRPLDPLALWDFVDQHGSSE, from the coding sequence ATGAGTACCAGGGCGAGCAGAAGCAGTACCTTTATCAGTCTTAAATGGAAACTGATGCTGATTCTGCTGATGACGTTGTCCCTGGTCTATGGTCTGGCTCAAACCCTGTCCTATTCGCGTCAGCAGCGGGAGCTGGCGGCCGAGCTCAGTGCGCGCAGTCAGCAGCAGGTCGACATGCTTAATGCCACGGTGGATACGAGTTACAGGCGTCTGCTGGATATAGCCCAGGTTATGCTGTTGCCGCGAAATGACGCCCTGGCTGCACCGACCGATGACCCCTGGTCGCAACAGGCCCAGGACATGGAGAGTCGAGCGACGAACATCCTGATGCTGGGGGTGGTGGATCTGGTGCAGCTGTACAGCGCCGATGGTCAATTGCAGCAGGCCTGGGGGGAGTCACTGGCTATCAAACCGGAGATTGTCCGGCGGGTGCTTGAGCTTGAACAGCCGCAACAGAGTATTTCATGTCAGAATAACTGTCTGCGTTACCTGGCCATTCCGGTTATGTTCGAGGGTGGCACGACCGCGGTCCTGCTGGTGGGCAGCCTGATGCATGATGTGGTGCTGGAGTACCATCGCCAGAGCACCGTGGATATCGGCTTGCTGTTGATGCCCTCAGGGCGCGGTGATGGCTTGGCGCCGCGTCTGATGGCGCTTACCAACCGTGACCGCTATGAGTCAATGCTCAGTCATATGAACCTGACGGCGCGGCTGCAAAGCCCCGGCTCCAGCTTTAGGCTGACGGTGGATGGGCGCGAGCTGGAGCTGTTGTTGTCACCCCTGGTTCAGGATATATCCGACAGTCGCGCCTACTGGCTGATTATCAGTGATATCACGGCACCGCTGGAGGCCATGCATAACCGGCGCCTGTTCGATATGAGCGTCGCGCTGAGCGGCATTGTGCTGGTCCTGGTACTGCTGGCGCTGATGTTGCGCCGCCCGCTGGGCTATCTTGGGCGCCTGGCCGAACAGCTGCCACAACTGGCCAGGGTCGGCGGCCTGCGCAAGCAGGAGTTGCAGCAATTGCCGGCAGGTCTTGGTTCCAGAGCCTTTAGTGACGAGCTGGATGTGCTGGCGGACAGCGCCGGTGAGCTTGCCAGTCGGCTGGATGAGCTGGAGGACGCCGTGGCTGACCACACCCTGCATCTGGAGCGGCGCAGCGCGGCACTGCAGCGTGAGCGTGATTTTGTCACCAGTCTGTTTGATACAGCGGAGGCCGTGATTCTGACGCAAAGCCGCGCCGGGGTTATTCAGTCCATGAACCAGCATGGCAGTCGTCTGCTGGGGCTTGCCCTGCCGTTGCAGCCCGGTTATCGCTTCGAGGATATCGGGCTGCTGGCAGAAGGCGAGGATGCACAGGCGCAGTTGCAGTCGCTTTATGAGGGCCGCAATCCGCGGTTGCAGCTGGATACGCGCTTTGTCGCCGACGATGGGCGCGAGCTGCACCTCTCGTGGCAGCATTCGCGGCTGCGCGACGCAGGCGATCGCGATGCCTATATTCTCTCCATCGGGCTGGACATGACCGAGCGGCGCCACGCTGAAAGCCGCCTCTACTGGCTTGCCAACCATGATCCGCTGACCCGACTGCCCAACCGCCAGCTGTTTTTCGAAGCGCTGGTACAGCGGTTGAAAAGTGCGGCGCAATCCGGTCGGGAGCTGGCCATGCTCTGTTGCGATATTGACGATTTCAAAGGCGTTAATGACAGCCTTGGGCACCATGTTGGCGATCAGCTGCTCGAGGCGGTGGCGCTGCGTATCGGCGAAATCACTGTTGAAGAGCATCATCTGGCACGCCTGGGAGCGGATGAGTTTGTACTCATGCTGGAGTGCGAACGGGACATAGCGTCGGCGGCCAGTTGTTTGGCCCAGCGCCTGATTGGTGCTTTTGTCGAGCCGTTTCATCTGGGAGGCTACGAAATTTACAGCACTCTCAGCATTGGTATCAGCCTGTTCCCGGAGCATGGCCAGGACGCCACCGACCTGGTTAAAAGTGCAGACCTGGCAATGATCGAGGCCAAGGAACAGGGCTCGGGGCGCTACCGTGTGTACCACGCGGCACAGGGCAGTGTGCGGGTAGAGCGCTTTGCGCTGGGCAACGAGTTGCGTCGGGCAACGGATAGGGGCGATTTTACCCTGCAGTATCAACCCAAGGTGGATGCCCTCAGTGGCCTTGTCTGTGGCATGGAGGCGCTGGTGCGCTGGCAGCATCCCGAGTTTGGTGCTGTGTCCCCCGGGCGCTTTATTCCGCTGGCCGAGGAAATGGGGCTGATTGTGCCGCTGGGGCGCTGGGTGTTGAACGAGGCCTGTCGGCAAATGGCGCAGTGGCAAGGTGAGGGCATGATTCCGATTCGCCTGGGGGTGAATCTTGCCGGTCCGCAAATAGCCCACGAGGGTCTGTTGCAGGAGGTAGACGCTGCGCTGGCGCATTCAGGTTTGCCGCCGACCCTGCTTGATCTGGAAATCACTGAAAGCTTCGTGATTCGCCAGCCGGAGCTGACCATCAGCAAGCTGATTCAATTGCGCGAGCGGGGTATCAGCCTGTCGATGGATGATTTCGGCACCGGTTACTCCTCACTGAGTTACCTTAAACGCTTGCCCATCAACACCCTGAAAATAGATCAGAGCTTTGTACGCGACATAGGCAAGGACAGGGATGACGAGGCGATCGTCAAGGCGATTATCGTGATGTGCCGCAGTCTGGGCATTGGGGTGCTGGCCGAAGGTGTGGAAACCAGCGAGCAGCTCGACTTTCTGCTCAAGCACGGCTGTCACCACATCCAGGGTTATTACTACAGCCGCCCGCTAGACCCATTGGCCCTGTGGGACTTCGTGGATCAACACGGGAGTTCGGAATAG